gccgccaccgccatGCTCTGGGGCAGCGGCGGGGGCGGaggcggcggcgggggcgggggcggcggcggcggcggcggcggtggggGCGGTGGCGGGGGCGGCGGGGGCGGCAGGAAATCCTCctccgccgccgcctcctcctccgcctcctcctcGGCGATCCTCCCCgccggcggtggcggcggcggcggcggcggcggcagcaggaCCAGCATGCACCACCGAAACGactcccagaggctggggaaagcTGGCTGCCCGCCAGAGCCGTCGTTGCAAATGGCAAATACTAATTTCCTCTCCACCTTATCCCCTGAACACTGCAGACCTTTGGCGGGGGAATGCATGAACAAGCTCAAATGCGGCGCTGCTGAAGCAGAGATAATGAATCTCCCCGAGCGCGTGGGGACTTTTTCCGCTATCCCGGCTTTAGGGGGCATCTCATTACCTCCAGGGGTCATCGTCATGACAGCCCTTCACTCCCCCGCAGCAGCCTCAGCAGCCGTCACAGACAGTGCGTTTCAAATTGCCAATCTGGCAGACTGCCCGCAGaatcattcctcctcctcctcgtcctcctcaggGGGAGCTGGCGGAGCCAACCCGgccaagaagaagaggaaaaggtgTGGGGTCTGCGTGCCCTGCAAGAGGCTCATCAACTGTGGCGTCTGTAGCAGTTGCAGGAACCGCAAAACGGGACACCAGATCTGCAAATTTAGAAAATGTGAAGAGCTAAAGAAAAAACCTGGCACTTCACTAGAGGTCAGAGGAGATGATTTCTTGTTTCCCAGtgtctccccttccctcctgactcccctctcctctcccctgcaGGGCTTCTTGTCTGGCTTCCAGATGCAGTGCCCCTTTTCTGAAGCTTCATTCACGTTGTGAGATACAGTTTTAGGTGGTTTGCGGAGGGCACGGCCTCTCCACCACCCGCCCCAGCAGTACTTCACGTGTTACCGCCCTTCTGCTAGAGAGGGTGCCCCTCCTTTTTATCttggaaggggtggggggagaatgcAATTGGTCTAAAAAATCAGAAGTTTCAGATGCAATATGGTCAGTATTTTACCTGGCTGATTTGAAatgctccctctcttccttcttaaaagaaaaaaaaaaatctctgcccaAAGAATCGGACACATCACATCCTATATGTTCATTGGCTAAGAAAGACTTACTAGTGGCCCAATTACAACAGTGAGCACACGGTTTGTGGCACAcaagcatttatatatttatttttcactgaagCCAAAATACCTGGAGTCAAAAGGGAATTTTTTGCCCTCTTACAGAACAGTTTCTCTCCTCAACAGCGaagattatttctaatttttttttgttttgtcttttgtctctctggtatttttaaagaaagcagaaataatataaaaagctGATGGTCACCCTCAATTTTTAAGGAGATATGATTTAGAATAAAGGGATGCCATTGGTTCATTTTGGGGCAGGTGATGATaagagatttcatttttaaaaatcttacatagTTTCAGAACTGAATGATTCCTAAAACTCGGCtacaaaaggaaacaaagtatTTCCTTGGGTTCTGCAATTGACAAAGTAATCACTTTATGGTTACAAAATTGCCCCATACACCAAGTGAAGTTTTGGTTGCTACCTTACAAGATAAATGATAGTTTCTTTTACCAATGTGTTCTTAAAAGCAATCATTTTACAAAGGACCACATAAGTAATTGTTCAATTAGGCTTTTAATTATGATTAATAGACATGGATGTGTTTGACAAAAATTGCATATATTATCctgatcaaaagaaaaagagcaaaaatgggaaattatagaTAAATGATTTGGtgttatattaaaaacaatatggACAAGTAATCAGAGTCccttgataaaaattttaagaatataatgtTAGATGTTCATGTAAACATCTAGGCATTGGATTTAGAATTTGGCAGCATTTTATGGACTGGATGGTAGGGTAAGAGTGGGTCTCCTGAGTTATGGTAAAAATAGTCCctatacattcttttaaaaattgtgaacaCTGTTTAAACGAGAAGTTTTCTCTATGAATAActgtgatgtgatttttttttaaaggataaagatAAGGGGGGCTGATATTTGTTGCTGATCTGAATACAAAGAagatacagattttttaaaactttcataagTCAAGGCAGATAGCACTTTGGGATTCTGAAAAAATGGTACTAAGTGGATATCATTATCAATTATGATCAATTGCATTAAAATATAGCACTAATTCCTTCTTATAAGAGAAATCATGTTGTAAGTTTAACTTTACTGTAGGtggtttattatattttccttagCAATGCTATTTAAGCAGAGATAATCACAGCAACAATAcagatttgtatattttcttagatggcaaaatttaatttttgaattattattttttattattttattgtaactTCTCTAGATCTGGAAGGCCATGGGAAATAAATTCAGTTCATACTGAAGTTTCATAGTAATGTCCAATTGATGAGGATTATatgacttttatttccttttgaaatgtATATGGAACCATAAATTTAGTGTTTTAGGTCCCATCTGTAGCTAGACTCATGCATCCAAATTTAGGTATATAGTGAAGAGGGCATTGGATAATTCTGATTTCTGTACTAAGTAACCACTATGGAGGAGTCTGCTATGAGCACCAATAGGGTTTCTACACAAGGTTCTATGCTGATGTGTCAGTCTAAACATTTTTCATagacttcctttcttttttctcttttgatggtGTTCCCACAAGCTTGTTGTGTGTTTAAAATTCTTAGTCATTTCAATAGCAAATTacctttctattttcctttttgaaaattcTCATGTACAAAAATTCTGTTGATCTTGAAAAAGTGGGGCATAGATAGGAGAGGAGCAAATTTCTCCCTTTGATGAATTCTCAAGATATTCAAAGTGAAGATTCCTTCCTATGGTAGCATGGTCTGTCGTTCTCTCAAGGCTAAGATTATcggtggaatattatttggtagAAAAAAGAGAGAGTCTTTCAGAATTTTGTAAGATTCTGTCGGTGTCATTAAAGAGGCAATGACAGCATGGCTGCCTTAAATCCAAGTATAACTACAAGTTGTGGTTGTAAGAAAGTGGATACAGGGGAAAATGACAGGTCTTACATGACTGAACCAAAGCTGGAGCAATGATTTGGGGTCAGTGAAAAGTCAGCCTGCTGACCTGGTTTCCCTCTTTAATTTAGTCCACCATCTGAGAAGGTGTTTTGGACACTGGATACATTGCTGTTTGAGGGACTCGATCCAGTTATTATCTGTGGATTTCAGGTGTAAATTCAATAGCTAAAATTCATTAGCTTAAAAATAAGGACACAAATTAATATCTGTATCATAGTCATAACTTTTACTCTTAGTTATCACTTCAAACCTCATGTGCCCTTCCCTTTGACTTCTTGCTTTCATCTCAAAGACTGTAGCCATAATCAGATACTTTCAGGATGAGTAAACTGAGATTAAGACAAACTCACATGCAGGTGTTGGGATTCTtgcccacaattttttttttaatccctcacTCTATGATTCCTTTTGAAACTATTTAAATCTATATTAGGGTAATGTTAAGAGCACCATTAATGTCCTAGAAATAAGCTTATAGAATCACccctttataatattaaaaatagccACTAATTGTCAAAAGCAGTTATTACAAATAATGTGTGCCCCTCAGTACTAAGTTcctagatgtttttaaaaatgtttttaaaaatgtgattatatagGATGATCCTTATATCCCTAAGTTGtgtcataatttaaaaatgagttttcagttttcaaaaattaaaaacatgccaatatgaaacaaaagtttttaatatagaaatataacaACACTTTGTCTCTTGCAAAGTGTTTACACTCACACTTAGATTTCTGATCATGAaaatctaactttttaaaaatatcccaaTTCAATATGGCTCAAGGGATACAGCTATTCCATGGGCAACCCCAGCCTCTTAGTCCCTGAACGTTGTTCAGGTGACATGATTGATCTCAGTGGGACAGCATTAGAGACCACACAGATCTGGTTTCTCTCCCATTAGTTGATTTATGGAATTACATTAGTAAGCAGTGCCTCAGGAGGTTTCCCTGCCCCCACTCCTGGCTCTCCTTGCTGCAAGTTACATACTGCCACCACTTTATAGGGAAGAcattaagaaactgaaaaatcagAAGAAGAATGggcccataaaaaaaaaaaatcttgtctttcttttaaaaactgatcTGCTGAAGGTGGTACAGGCTAACAATAATAGTTCCATGAGTTAGGTTGGTCTTCTAAGGGGTGTGGTGAAAAAACATTCAGATACTATCCCCAACTTGATAATTTGATtcagtaatttttgtttgtttttgttttgttttgtttggatggTGGCAGGGgagaacatattttataatatgctAAGTTCTAAGAACCCAACTGTATATGTACCAATTGTAAAAATCTGGACAAAGCATTTTCTATAATTTGTGTAGGAAAGTAGCACCACCCTCCTGAGAAAATTCACCAGTAGCCCACATGTAAAATAGGTTTATCATTCAAATTCAGAACCGGTATAGTTAGTAAAAATTAGTTAGTAATTGAACTTGCATATGTTTTTGAAGGTtagggacttttaaaaatattatggaaaaatataaatgtttcctGTCATAAATTGAAACATTCTTCAATGtgtcataatttaaaaatgagttttcagttttcaaaaattaaaaacatgccaATACgaaacaaaagtttttaatatagaaatgtaaaaatataattggctataaaatgaaaaggggaaCTTTTTAATGGAATTCaaataatatatcaaaaagattgttaATTTATAAATGATAAGAGAAAAGCTCAAAGAGGTTCAGCTTTCAAGTAAGCCACAAAACAGATGTGTTCCCAGTGCATTGAACTGTAAGGCAAGTCCATCCATAGGTTTAAGCCAAGAGATTTAAAGTTGTTTCTGTATACATCAGGCACCATGCTGTGCATGATAAATATATAGTTTTGTCTGTAAGTTAAATATaatgataactttttaaaagaagcatacatttttaataattccTCAATAAAATCAATACTTTGATCCAACCAAGCATCACGTGAAATCTAAGTCTTTTAGATGAtgattattagaattaataaaaaaagatcaaaattataCTATAACAAAATTGTTTGAAATTGAGACATCTTCAAGCATAACGAAAGCAAACAATCAAAAGGTGGATAAggacaaattaaataaaactaaacttTATACTTAAAAGTTTGACTTTAgttagataaaaaatatttggttaaAAAAGGAAAGTCTATCTGGTGATAAAGGTAATAAAAGtgatttggttttaaaattttttgatgaaTAGATTTGCATATTTTGAGTAGTCTTTGCCATCTGTTTTTCTGCATGAATAGTTAGGTTTTACATAGTCAGACTTATAGATTGAtagaaaagtatttaataaaacagTCTTTAAGGGTAAAACTTCAAAAAATGTGCAGAAAGTTTGGACATTTCATCCATATTTTCTGTTTGGAACATTGAAGACATGTTGGAATATTTGTTTGGCATGCAAAGTGAAATATTCAACTATTTGAGTATTTGCTGGGCATAGATTGAAGATGTGTTTTTAAGAAGTCTTCTAAAGTTATTAATGCTCTTAGGATTTATTGCTGGTAATTGGTCAGATTGTCCTGAATATGTAGTTCACTTTTACCAATAAACAATGCACTTTAAGTTTGCTttgaaaaaacttaacaaaatgtCCTCCCCTTCAATACATTTAACACAAGTGGATATGCTTCAACTTCTTATATTTAGTTTTACTTgtattatacaaaataatgagagagagagagagagagagagagagagagagagagagaggagaaaatctTGCATTTGTTATGTAGAAATATCTAACTAAAGTGAAAGGTCTAATTTAAGATGTTTATTCAaagtttcatttaaatatataaactgGAGAAAGTAGTACCTTCAGTTTTCCTCCTGATCTTAGGTTAATTACAGCAAAAGTGAACCAAAAATACATGGaaaagtctttaatttttattagtactGTGATTTTCAGTCCCTGATTAGAATGTCAGATAATTTTGTCTGAGGAAGTAGAACACTCTAGAAAACAACTTTTACAAAACTTGTTTtcaggaaaggttttttttttttttaatctgtaaaatttgagaattttctGTATGAATAGTTTTGTTTCTTCACTTGCTCTCAGTGTCTCTGCCTGTTCTTACACTTTCTCATCTAGCATTATGCTATTATCCTTAGGAGTTGCAAAGTATCAAGGGAAGGTGCATGGGTGATTTTATCCCTGAGTCATATCTTGTTCTATCACATGCAAACACCTGTCCTGAAATTGAATTATTCTGCAGGGTAATCGAAAAGCCTCCCTCCATTCAGAATCATatgttttctgttgtttattgAGTTATGTTGCACCATACTTCAGATGCGACAGCCATTTAATAATGTTGAAGACTGAGCTCTGCAGGGGCTAAAAGGATCCCAGCAGGCTTGTTAACTTCTACTCTAAAacattataaagaatattttttcctctgtgaaaCTTCTGGGCtttctcttaatttattttaagagcATGAGAATTTGTGAATAGTTATGAAattaaacttgtgatttttttctttcctcttagtaTTTAACACATCTGTTTCACTACATATCTTACTAAATAGTGGcaaagaaaactttaatttttaaatacctcACTTTCAAAgtgtatttcttcagttgatataaaatcattaaataaattgCATTTGGGAAATACACTACTAGTTTCCTtgcttttcacttaaaaaattttttttgtattagggaagAGGTTATGGAAAGAGCCAATACTCTCATCTAATTTACCAGTTGATT
This genomic interval from Ictidomys tridecemlineatus isolate mIctTri1 chromosome 9, mIctTri1.hap1, whole genome shotgun sequence contains the following:
- the Cxxc4 gene encoding CXXC-type zinc finger protein 4, with the protein product MNTNVCVEPGPSPEAPGLPKESHLPEGALNSLVDYNSEMERYRSFATSFYKTNGGAFPQAAKIARITTPIFPSSAAAAAAAARIGMSPWNCDNAATAAAATAMLWGSGGGGGGGGGGGGGGGGGGGGGGGGGGGGRKSSSAAASSSASSSAILPAGGGGGGGGGGSRTSMHHRNDSQRLGKAGCPPEPSLQMANTNFLSTLSPEHCRPLAGECMNKLKCGAAEAEIMNLPERVGTFSAIPALGGISLPPGVIVMTALHSPAAASAAVTDSAFQIANLADCPQNHSSSSSSSSGGAGGANPAKKKRKRCGVCVPCKRLINCGVCSSCRNRKTGHQICKFRKCEELKKKPGTSLERTPVPSAEAFRWFF